Proteins from a genomic interval of Zingiber officinale cultivar Zhangliang chromosome 1B, Zo_v1.1, whole genome shotgun sequence:
- the LOC122038830 gene encoding uncharacterized protein LOC122038830 translates to MSSSLLLLLSLFFPSSLSAAVTAQSSASPSNSSTVYDILQEYNLPPGILPDTVKSFSVTSNGYFVIDLYGECYVDFEYVVYYAPRVFGFLGYDSISNLEGIQIRRYLIWYGISYIKVDLPYSDFVYIQFG, encoded by the coding sequence atgtcctcctccctcctcctcctcctttctctcttcttcccttcctcccTCTCCGCGGCGGTGACTGCCCAATCGTCGGCCTCGCCGTCCAACAGCTCCACTGTCTACGACATCCTCCAGGAGTACAACCTCCCTCCCGGCATCCTCCCCGACACGGTCAAGTCTTTCTCCGTCACTTCTAACGGCTACTTCGTCATCGATCTCTACGGAGAGTGCTACGTCGACTTCGAGTACGTCGTCTACTACGCCCCGCGCGTGTTTGGCTTCCTCGGCTACGACTCCATCTCCAACCTCGAGGGTATCCAGATTCGGAGGTATCTCATCTGGTACGGCATCAGCTACATCAAGGTCGACCTCCCCTACTCCGATTTCGTCTACATCCAGTTCGGCTAG
- the LOC122038838 gene encoding patatin-like protein 2: protein MVDIYASVVFQAVESEGNYLRIQDDTLTGTAASVDNSTKWNLRNLVRIGENLLEKPASRVNLETGQSVPMVDGEGGTMSNKERLIKFAKTLSDERKLRQENLVSSA, encoded by the exons ATGGTGGATATCTATGCTTCAGTCGTTTTCCAGGCAGTGGAAAGTGAGGGCAACTACCTTCGCATACAG GACGATACCTTGACTGGCACTGCGGCTTCGGTGGATAATTCAACGAAGTGGaacttaagaaatttagttcgGATTGGGGAGAATCTGCTGGAGAAGCCGGCGTCGCGGGTGAACTTGGAGACTGGGCAATCGGTGCCGATGGTGGATGGGGAGGGAGGAACAATGTCGAACAAGGAACGACTTATTAAATTTGCCAAGACATTGTCAGATGAAAGGAAGCTTAGGCAAGAAAACTTGGTTTCATCTGCATGA